The following are from one region of the Gammaproteobacteria bacterium genome:
- a CDS encoding SDR family oxidoreductase, with the protein MKKTVLITGCSSGIGYCVAKGLQARGYRVFATARKRDSVEKLLAEGLESFRLDLTDSNSIHFAFEETMRRTNGELYALFNNGAFGLPGAVEDLNRDALRAQFETNVFGWQELTNLAIPVMRQQGYGRIIQNSSVLGFVALPFRGAYNASKYAIEGLSDTLRLELKGSNVYVSLIEPGPISSLFRMNAVKALQKYIDIENSVHREKYQGVLARLNKQGPAVPFTLPPEAVLKRVIHALEASKPQARYYVTVPTYLFGILKRILSTRALDAILAKSGNNN; encoded by the coding sequence ATGAAAAAAACCGTACTCATTACCGGATGCTCCAGCGGAATCGGCTACTGCGTCGCCAAAGGTTTGCAGGCACGCGGCTATCGCGTCTTTGCCACAGCCAGAAAACGCGATAGCGTCGAAAAGCTGCTGGCGGAAGGACTGGAAAGCTTCCGTCTGGATTTAACCGACTCCAATTCGATTCACTTTGCTTTTGAAGAAACCATGCGCCGCACCAATGGTGAACTCTATGCGCTCTTCAATAATGGCGCATTCGGCTTGCCCGGCGCAGTGGAAGACTTAAACCGCGACGCCCTGCGCGCGCAATTCGAGACCAACGTATTCGGCTGGCAGGAATTGACCAATCTTGCGATCCCGGTGATGCGCCAACAAGGCTATGGACGCATCATTCAGAACAGCTCGGTGCTGGGCTTCGTTGCGCTGCCTTTCCGGGGCGCCTACAACGCTTCAAAATACGCCATCGAAGGCTTGAGCGACACGCTGCGCCTGGAACTCAAAGGCAGCAACGTGTACGTCAGCTTGATCGAGCCGGGACCGATCTCCAGTCTGTTCCGCATGAACGCCGTCAAAGCGCTGCAAAAATACATCGACATCGAAAACAGCGTTCATCGCGAAAAATATCAAGGGGTGCTGGCGCGTTTGAATAAGCAAGGCCCTGCGGTCCCGTTCACGCTGCCACCCGAAGCCGTGCTGAAACGGGTGATTCACGCGCTGGAAGCCAGCAAGCCGCAAGCACGTTATTACGTGACCGTTCCGACCTATCTGTTCGGCATTCTCAAACGCATACTCAGCACGCGTGCGCTGGATGCAATACTTGCAAAATCAGGAAACAACAACTGA